Proteins encoded in a region of the Panthera tigris isolate Pti1 chromosome B2, P.tigris_Pti1_mat1.1, whole genome shotgun sequence genome:
- the BAK1 gene encoding bcl-2 homologous antagonist/killer, which produces MASGQGPGPPRQECEEPAPSATSEEQVARDTEEVFRSYVFHRYQQEQEAEGAAAPTDPEIVTLPLEPSSTMGQVGRQLAIIGDNINQRYDSEFQAMLQRLQPTAENAYELFTKIASSLFESGINWGRVVALLGFGYRLALHIYQHGLTGFLGQVTKLVVDVMLRHCIARWIAQRGGWVAALNLGNGPIVNVLIVLSVVLLGQFVVRRFFKS; this is translated from the exons ATGGCATCCGGGCAAGGCCCAGGTCCTCCCAGGCAGGAGTGTGAAGAGCCTGCCCCGTCTGCTACTTCTG AGGAGCAGGTAGCCCGGGACACCGAGGAGGTTTTCCGCAGCTATGTTTTTCACCGTTATCAGCAGGAGCAGGAGGCTGAGGGGGCAGCTGCGCCTACTGACCCAGAAATAGTCACCTTGCCCCTAGAACCTAGCAG CACCATGGGGCAGGTGGGTCGGCAGCTCGCTATCATTGGGGACAACATCAACCAGCGCTATGATTCAGAGTTCCAGGCCATGCTGCAGCGCCTGCAACCCACAGCAGAGAACGCCTATGAACTTTTCACCAAGATTGCCTCGAG TCTATTTGAGAGCGGCATCAACTGGGGCCGAGTGGTGGCTCTCCTGGGCTTTGGCTACCGCCTGGCTCTACACATCTACCAGCATGGCCTGACCGGCTTCCTGGGCCAGGTGACCAAACTGGTGGTCGACGTCATGCTGCGTCACTGCATTGCCCGGTGGATTGCGCAGAGGGGCGGCTGG GTGGCAGCCCTGAACTTGGGAAATGGCCCCATCGTGAACGTGCTGATAGTTCTGTCTGTGGTTCTGTTGGGCCAGTTTGTGGTACGAAGATTCTTCAAATCATGA
- the LOC102970276 gene encoding gametogenetin-binding protein 1-like isoform X1 — protein sequence MEAPAPNRQSRILGRSSMFRFFRSLVGNKGSPKSSDKTPIGSRTCPLREQAATPLVMNRHGGVGRKEPKPSTTLPYMLSVALPRQDPLGLGMGDTGAQTPTPMEVLRVGAQGVEVKPVLPRRSQEVLGNLSGKEETEEEKEEAVGEASGDTETSDRGHFAQTLELEQGCLQRAMGPLEVGPETFTREEEKECLLDGDLRLASSKVGTTPWNRRLLTLYKQLQKSAVAKFPLKEGLPDEEKGKEEEMEEEDSSFKVCVPGIVTLQSPLHKTFRSTDTVGFVESELKKLLVVQRESRLWKMGSHEGRELLTQPEITLEEAGIVDGQGHQAEGEGSRLPAFGECWGPRGGALRQLKHHPRLEGRVQPPLGVVSRTEHLLLEEMDEMGNWPPE from the exons ATGGAGGCCCCAGCTCCAAACCGTCAATCCCGAATTTTGGGCCGCTCCTCCATGTTCCGCTTTTTCCGTAGCCTGGTGGGGAACAAGGGCAGCCCAAAGAGCTCTGACAAGACCCCGATAGGGAGTCGGACATGCCCCTTGCGAGAGCAAGCCGCCACTCCATTGGTGATGAACCGccatggaggggtggggaggaaggagccaAAGCCATCCACCACACTACCCTACATGCTGTCTGTGGCCTTGCCACGGCAGGACCCCTTGGGGCTAGGGATGGGGGACACAGGGGCCCAGACCCCTACCCCCATGGAAGTCCTGAGGGTGGGGGCCCAGGGTGTAGAGGTGAAGCCTGTCCTGCCCAGGAGAAGCCAGGAGGTGCTGGGCAACCTGTCTGGAAAAGAGGAAacggaagaagagaaggaggaggcggTAGGGGAGGCCTCCGGGGATACAGAGACCTCAGACAG GGGCCACTTTGCCCAAACTTTGGAGTTGGAGCAAGGATGCCTGCAGAGGGCCATGGGGCCACTGGAGGTCGGCCCCGAGACCTTcaccagggaggaggagaaggagtgtCTGCTTGATG GAGACCTCAGGCTGGCCTCTTCGAAGGTGGGGACAACTCCTTGGAACCGCCGCCTCCTCACCTTGTACAAGCAGCTTCAGAAATCAGCTGTTGCCAAG tttcctctcaaGGAAGGCTTGCCTGATGAGGAGAAAGgcaaggaagaggaaatggaggaagaggACAGCTCATTCAAGGTCTGTGTCCCAGGCATTGTCACCCTGCAGTCACCGCTGCATAAGACTTTTAGGTCAACAGATACAGTGG GTTTCGTGGAGTCGGAGTTAAAGAAGCTTTTGGTAGTACAACGGGAGTCCCGCCTCTGGAAGATGGGCAGTCATGAGGGCCGGGAGCTGCTGACCCAGCCAGAGATCaccctggaggaggcaggcaTTGTGGACGGCCAG GGACACCAAGCCGAGGGGGAAGGAAGCCGCCTCCCAGCCTTTGGGGAATGCTGGGGACCTAGGGGAGGGGCGCTGAGGCAGCTGAAGCACCACCCTAGGCTGGAGGGAAGGGTGCAGCCCCCCCTTGGTGTGGTGTCCAGGACAGag CACCTGCTCCTGGAGGAGATGGACGAGATGGG
- the LOC102970276 gene encoding gametogenetin-binding protein 1-like isoform X2, with protein sequence MEAPAPNRQSRILGRSSMFRFFRSLVGNKGSPKSSDKTPIGSRTCPLREQAATPLVMNRHGGVGRKEPKPSTTLPYMLSVALPRQDPLGLGMGDTGAQTPTPMEVLRVGAQGVEVKPVLPRRSQEVLGNLSGKEETEEEKEEAVGEASGDTETSDRGHFAQTLELEQGCLQRAMGPLEVGPETFTREEEKECLLDGDLRLASSKVGTTPWNRRLLTLYKQLQKSAVAKFPLKEGLPDEEKGKEEEMEEEDSSFKVCVPGIVTLQSPLHKTFRSTDTVGFVESELKKLLVVQRESRLWKMGSHEGRELLTQPEITLEEAGIVDGQHLLLEEMDEMGNWPPE encoded by the exons ATGGAGGCCCCAGCTCCAAACCGTCAATCCCGAATTTTGGGCCGCTCCTCCATGTTCCGCTTTTTCCGTAGCCTGGTGGGGAACAAGGGCAGCCCAAAGAGCTCTGACAAGACCCCGATAGGGAGTCGGACATGCCCCTTGCGAGAGCAAGCCGCCACTCCATTGGTGATGAACCGccatggaggggtggggaggaaggagccaAAGCCATCCACCACACTACCCTACATGCTGTCTGTGGCCTTGCCACGGCAGGACCCCTTGGGGCTAGGGATGGGGGACACAGGGGCCCAGACCCCTACCCCCATGGAAGTCCTGAGGGTGGGGGCCCAGGGTGTAGAGGTGAAGCCTGTCCTGCCCAGGAGAAGCCAGGAGGTGCTGGGCAACCTGTCTGGAAAAGAGGAAacggaagaagagaaggaggaggcggTAGGGGAGGCCTCCGGGGATACAGAGACCTCAGACAG GGGCCACTTTGCCCAAACTTTGGAGTTGGAGCAAGGATGCCTGCAGAGGGCCATGGGGCCACTGGAGGTCGGCCCCGAGACCTTcaccagggaggaggagaaggagtgtCTGCTTGATG GAGACCTCAGGCTGGCCTCTTCGAAGGTGGGGACAACTCCTTGGAACCGCCGCCTCCTCACCTTGTACAAGCAGCTTCAGAAATCAGCTGTTGCCAAG tttcctctcaaGGAAGGCTTGCCTGATGAGGAGAAAGgcaaggaagaggaaatggaggaagaggACAGCTCATTCAAGGTCTGTGTCCCAGGCATTGTCACCCTGCAGTCACCGCTGCATAAGACTTTTAGGTCAACAGATACAGTGG GTTTCGTGGAGTCGGAGTTAAAGAAGCTTTTGGTAGTACAACGGGAGTCCCGCCTCTGGAAGATGGGCAGTCATGAGGGCCGGGAGCTGCTGACCCAGCCAGAGATCaccctggaggaggcaggcaTTGTGGACGGCCAG CACCTGCTCCTGGAGGAGATGGACGAGATGGG
- the LOC102970276 gene encoding gametogenetin-binding protein 1-like isoform X3, with the protein MEAPAPNRQSRILGRSSMFRFFRSLVGNKGSPKSSDKTPIGSRTCPLREQAATPLVMNRHGGVGRKEPKPSTTLPYMLSVALPRQDPLGLGMGDTGAQTPTPMEVLRVGAQGVEVKPVLPRRSQEVLGNLSGKEETEEEKEEAVGEASGDTETSDRGHFAQTLELEQGCLQRAMGPLEVGPETFTREEEKECLLDGDLRLASSKVGTTPWNRRLLTLYKQLQKSAVAKFPLKEGLPDEEKGKEEEMEEEDSSFKVCVPGIVTLQSPLHKTFRSTDTVAPAPGGDGRDGKLASRVKLVLAPSLPCSRIPSTRIQL; encoded by the exons ATGGAGGCCCCAGCTCCAAACCGTCAATCCCGAATTTTGGGCCGCTCCTCCATGTTCCGCTTTTTCCGTAGCCTGGTGGGGAACAAGGGCAGCCCAAAGAGCTCTGACAAGACCCCGATAGGGAGTCGGACATGCCCCTTGCGAGAGCAAGCCGCCACTCCATTGGTGATGAACCGccatggaggggtggggaggaaggagccaAAGCCATCCACCACACTACCCTACATGCTGTCTGTGGCCTTGCCACGGCAGGACCCCTTGGGGCTAGGGATGGGGGACACAGGGGCCCAGACCCCTACCCCCATGGAAGTCCTGAGGGTGGGGGCCCAGGGTGTAGAGGTGAAGCCTGTCCTGCCCAGGAGAAGCCAGGAGGTGCTGGGCAACCTGTCTGGAAAAGAGGAAacggaagaagagaaggaggaggcggTAGGGGAGGCCTCCGGGGATACAGAGACCTCAGACAG GGGCCACTTTGCCCAAACTTTGGAGTTGGAGCAAGGATGCCTGCAGAGGGCCATGGGGCCACTGGAGGTCGGCCCCGAGACCTTcaccagggaggaggagaaggagtgtCTGCTTGATG GAGACCTCAGGCTGGCCTCTTCGAAGGTGGGGACAACTCCTTGGAACCGCCGCCTCCTCACCTTGTACAAGCAGCTTCAGAAATCAGCTGTTGCCAAG tttcctctcaaGGAAGGCTTGCCTGATGAGGAGAAAGgcaaggaagaggaaatggaggaagaggACAGCTCATTCAAGGTCTGTGTCCCAGGCATTGTCACCCTGCAGTCACCGCTGCATAAGACTTTTAGGTCAACAGATACAGTGG CACCTGCTCCTGGAGGAGATGGACGAGATGGG